The genomic stretch ctgttgttctctcctccccacctgcctgagtcacatgggaagggcagtctccttctccagttgagggtcaattagaaaaacaatagcccagttggggttcccaggtctgcttcctgaattccagacccaggatggctccactcagtctgtcacaaggtattcatggtgccccaagggtaaagcccgccaagactgcttccacctgtgacaaagtttaatctttcccacacatcccccttctcttttaaaaaaattaagaactatatacacatatatacatatatacataatcatcaggtatcaagtacataaccaagtccttttatacttgttaacctgagagaaagtattttactatcctaccaaagagagtctttttctttcatgagaaattgcaattatcaatctataaatgtgtttttaattcttaaactaaagcttctagtaacactgtggctatctagtcttcaatcccatctatctatctaataaaggaagtgctggcgggcaacttccaagttgcataggacagagagagcagaccgcctggatagtcactggattctctccttcattggggcaaaaacatccaacaaactgctttttgaagcaggaaatccgacggtctggtccatctagtctcttcaaagctggacagtcaactttccagcatcactgttgatcattgcagccagtcagcctgtcatcagcagtagagataagagcagtttctcagtccagtgaccatttTGTCACCCGcatctcttgaagcccccatcttcaatgatgcaaatggagatgcggccaggagcggatgtctctctctgtcaggaaagtcctcatcattaaatgccatattttgtggatctctgaagagtttgaagaccaactctatctattcttacagttatcaatctattcctttgaagacatatacaagaaattaaacaaacctgctctatgacaaagttaGTATCCAGTAGGATTTCTACgaaactaaataccaacttttatccccgatctttctgaacagattattaatagtttttcataggacattagtggtacatgaataatacattaaataaacattgaacaaaatgaacttaagtttctaacatacaatacataatattttgtcaacatataacatacaatacataaggcaaaaatgaatgacaatatacaatttaagttcttatcaatgtgaagcaaaagttgaagtcttaaatttccatcaatcaaaagtcttaaattttcatcaatctacaataccaatgtaggatttttgaagttagtagatttaataatctaccttttattctacaaaccggtatcctcctttccttcccccctttaatttacagcgatccacctgcctctgcctcccaagtgctgggattaaaggcatgtgccactacgcccagcagCCCAAATAatttttactgctgagccatcttgctggcccccataaggttttttcttcttcttgttcttctttttttttttttttttttggttttttgagacagggtttctctgtgtagccttggctgtcctggactcactttgtagaccaggctggccttgaactcacagcgatctgcccgcctctgcctctcaagtgctaggattaaaggcgtgcgccaccatgcccggctttttttcttctttttaagatttatttattatgtatacagtgccctgcctgcatgtatacctgcagaccagaggagggcattggatcacattattgatgtttatgagccaccatgtggctgctgggaattgaactcatgacctctggaagagcaatcatttctcttaaccgctgagccagctctccagccgcTCCCCCCCATAAGGTTATTTCTTCAGCTTCTCTGTATATTGAGGAAGTgggaaaggaaacacaaacaagGGAGGAGTCCTTATTTCTTACAGCCTCAAAACTCTGCTTAGTTTTGAAAGACATTAACCCACCATGCTGAAATAGGTAGTTCATCCAGTAGTGCTGATTTTCCCACAATTTTCAAGGTCACTGTTACAGTTTATGACAACGAATGTTTGTAATGTGCTTTGGAAATAAGTTAGCATGTCCTGTGGTAATCAAGCTTTTCTCAGAACAGACCTATTAGGATAGGAAAGTGGCTATTAAAAGCACTTGACGTGTTACTGagcacacccccctccccccgaaaTCCCAAACACACAAGCTTGGTGGTCCACAGGCCTGTGACGCCAGTTGCAGGTGATCTGACTCCTGACTTCCGTGGCCTCCTGTATGCACATActgcagtttctctctctctctctctcacacacacacacacagagtatgtgTAAGGAATAGACCTGTCAGCCATCCTTCTTACTCCTCAAAGGTCAACTGTGGTCGTTGGAACGCCTATCTCGACCTTAATTACGTTTATTAGCTCAAGCAAGGAAGTTAAAGCAGCCTTTATACATTTAAACTGTATTTCCGGGGCCCTGTGAAGCCTCCTCCTAAAAACTCCACTGCAGGAGGCTACGCGAAGAGCCAGCGGCCAGCGCTGGGCAGGTCGCAGTTTCCTCAGCGACCTTGATCTAGCTGTTGAGCCCCCTAAATTATCTGCGATCCCGCCTTTCCCCGCCTTCACCAGTAAggtgaagcaaacaaacaatcaaacaaaaaaaacacaaagggaaaCAAATTTGGGCGTGGTTACGCAGGCCTGTAATGAAAGTACTGggcaggtagagacaggaggattgccacaaattCGAGACCTTACTGAACTACACAGctagttcctgtctcaaaaacccggAGCCAACAACTAACGACCccataaacaaaaaaacaatgaaatcaacAAATCCTCAAAGTACCCGGATGTAAAAGgccggggagggggtggggtgagggggagtTAAGGCGGGTGGCTTGGTGGCCTCTATGCGCATGCGTGTCTTGAAAGGCGTCGCCCTTGGAGTCAACGTCGCGTGGCGATTGGACGAGAGGAGAGCCCGCCCCGCCGCGCGGATGGATGTGCGCATGCTCCCCGCCGGTTTCTAGTATTTTCGACAGTGACGTCGCCGCCGGGTTCAGTTCGCGTCCGGACTTCGGTGAAGGAGGTTCCTGTGCTAAGTGGGTTTAGAGAGTGGAACTGCCCCCCGCCGCTTTCGGTCTGTGATCTGAGAGGAGAGTGTCCGCTAAGCTTTTCTCTTGGCCTCCGTGAGCGCGTCATCAGTttgaggtgaggaggaggaggggtggcgCTGTCGCGAGTGGTCGAGGAGAAGGGGTATTTTACGCGCATGCGCATTTCGCCCCTCCGGCATTGACCCTTGCCCTCGTTCCTAGACGCCGTTGCGTTTGCGGAAGGAGCCCGGTTCCAGGAAGGAAGTCATGTCCTCGGCCGCCGTCTCCAAGTACGTGAACGACATGTGGCCCGGCTCTCCGCAGGAGAAAGCCTCGCCGTCCGCCTCGGGCCGCTCCAGCCGCCTGTCGTCGCGCTCCCGCAGCCGATCTTCGCCCCGCAGCTCCAGCCGCTCGTCAACGCGCAGCCGTAGCAGGCCACGGCGGAGCAGTCGGTCCCGGTCCCGGTCCCGCAGGCGCCACCAGCGCAAGTACAGGCGCTACTCGCGGTCGTACTCACGCAGCCGCTCGCGCTCCCGCGGCCGCCGCTACCGCCGAGACAGCTACTACGGGCGCCCGCGGAGGTACTACCAGTCGCCGTCGCCCTACCGGTCCCGGAGCAGGTCGCGCTCCCGTGGGAGGTCTCATCACAGGAGGTCGAGCTACGCGATCACGCGTGGGCGGCGCTACTACGGCTTCGGCCGCACCGTGTACCCGGAGGATCGCCCCAGGTGGAGGGAAAGATCCAGAAGCAGGTCGCGCAGCAGGAGCAGAACACCGTTTCGCTTAAGTGAGAAAGGTGAGTCTTGGTGTCACTGCTGCCCGTGGTCTTGGGGTTccgggggcggggcggagggtGGGATAGAACTCAGGACGGTTCTGCCGAGccacctccactcccctcccTGCATTTCATCCACATCGCGGTGTTAGATGGTTTAGCagtttatcttttgtttgtttgtttgtttgtttttcaagacagggtttctctgtgtagccatcctggactcactttgtagaccaggctggcctcgaactcacagcgatccgcctgcctctgcctccctagtgctgggattaaaggcgtgcgccaccacgcccagtttagcAGTTTATTTTAAGATTAGACCCCggacgtttttgttttgttgtgtttctgtggccatggctctcctggaactcgctctgtaaaccaggctggcctccaactctgcctgtctttgcctaccaagtactgggattaaaggtgtgcacaaccactgcCCGGCAAACCCGGGACATCTTAAGATGGGAGGTGGACTGCCCGGCTCCCAGGGGATCTTCCTGCATGTTTATTTTGGTATAGAAACCTGgtgatctacaaagggagcccaggacagccaaggctacacacagagaaaccctgcctcgaaaaaccaatgaaaaataaaaaataaaaataaagtccaagCCCGATATGATGGTACAGTAACCAATTAATGACTTTGCTGGCAGTTTTTAGTACAGTCTTTAAAATGTGTTAGTGACTTAGTTTAAGGTGGGGAAAACTCGAGATAGTTTTTCCAGATAATTTACTGGAAAAAATTGGGCTTTGCATAGTTTTTCTATCAAGTGACATGGTAAGATTAGTTTAGtcattagccaggcgtggtggcgcagaggcaggcagatatctgagttctaggccagcttggtcttcagagaattccaggacagccagagctattttctacagagaaacactgtctcaagaaaaccaaaagaattaaataaattagtttaGTCGTAGAGACAATTGGGCTAACATAAAGTTATCCAACCTCCTAGTTTAAATGCTTGAGAAAAAGGCAAAATAGTGCTGTTTGTCAGAACGAAACTATTTTGTTGGATTTGGGaaagttgctttttttccccctcaacataaaattggggtttttgttttccataaatGCTTTacataagaaaaggaaaatattgttTTGGAAGTTACTTAGTTTAACCCTTAAGGAAAGTTAGAGGATAATGAATGTCTTAATGCCCTCAGATCGCATGGA from Acomys russatus chromosome 29, mAcoRus1.1, whole genome shotgun sequence encodes the following:
- the Rsrp1 gene encoding arginine/serine-rich protein 1, translating into MSSAAVSKYVNDMWPGSPQEKASPSASGRSSRLSSRSRSRSSPRSSSRSSTRSRSRPRRSSRSRSRSRRRHQRKYRRYSRSYSRSRSRSRGRRYRRDSYYGRPRRYYQSPSPYRSRSRSRSRGRSHHRRSSYAITRGRRYYGFGRTVYPEDRPRWRERSRSRSRSRSRTPFRLSEKDRMELLEIAKANAAKALGTANFDLPASLRSVAKETAVLSSGAKVELSEKQTENGTKNPSEKSSIQRNIVFSSNNSVAKPLQKTSKAAAEETPSGSPKIDKKKSPYGLWIPV